From a single Adhaeribacter swui genomic region:
- a CDS encoding DEAD/DEAH box helicase: MDIQPDDQPVLEQDFHSFQLHDDLLAGIDAMNFRKPTPIQQAAIPVILEQHDLIACAQTGTGKTAAYVLPLLDKISHAGHNHTSTLILVPTRELAKQIDDQIAGFAYFVSATSIAIYGGNKGESWDQQKNAITSGADIIIATPGRLIAHMNMGYVKFDQLDYLVLDEADKMLDMGFMPDLLRIVSELPVKRQTLMFSATMPPKIRELARKILKNPKEINLAISKPAEGIDQRMYLTYDKQKPKLLEHLLKDLTVQSMIIFTSRKSAVNEIVRILQKMGHKAEGITSDRTQDEREATLQGFRNKQFQILVATDIMSRGIDIDNISHILNYDVPQDAEDYIHRIGRTARASTTGTAITFINEKDQIRVKRIERLIERELPKLENPEEIGPGPAFEPSKHRDTDRAKPRNKSRKKPGQKSTAPDAKLTEPVVPKERRPKSNKPKPSRPKPVAENQQDRPKELYKPKPRFNKKRSNKSTGETPASEATPAVQSEE; encoded by the coding sequence ATGGATATTCAACCCGATGATCAACCTGTTTTGGAACAAGATTTTCATTCTTTCCAATTACACGATGACCTCTTAGCCGGTATCGATGCCATGAACTTCCGGAAGCCGACACCTATTCAGCAGGCGGCTATTCCGGTAATTCTGGAGCAACACGATTTAATTGCCTGCGCCCAAACCGGTACCGGTAAAACCGCCGCTTACGTATTGCCGCTGCTGGATAAAATATCGCACGCTGGCCACAATCATACCAGCACATTAATTTTAGTGCCCACCCGCGAACTGGCTAAGCAGATTGACGACCAGATTGCCGGTTTTGCATATTTTGTTTCGGCTACTTCCATTGCTATTTACGGCGGCAACAAAGGCGAAAGCTGGGACCAGCAAAAAAATGCTATAACCAGCGGGGCCGATATTATTATTGCCACGCCCGGCCGCTTAATTGCGCATATGAACATGGGTTACGTAAAGTTTGACCAACTGGATTACCTGGTTCTGGACGAAGCCGATAAAATGCTGGACATGGGTTTTATGCCCGATTTACTCCGGATAGTAAGTGAGTTACCGGTTAAACGGCAAACTTTAATGTTTTCAGCCACTATGCCCCCGAAAATACGGGAGCTGGCCCGCAAAATTTTGAAAAATCCGAAGGAAATAAACCTGGCGATTTCTAAACCCGCTGAAGGCATTGACCAGCGCATGTACCTGACTTATGACAAGCAAAAACCAAAATTACTTGAGCATTTGCTGAAAGATTTAACGGTACAAAGCATGATTATATTTACGTCCCGGAAATCGGCAGTAAATGAAATTGTGCGGATTTTACAAAAGATGGGCCACAAAGCCGAAGGCATTACCTCCGACCGCACTCAGGACGAACGCGAAGCTACTTTGCAAGGCTTCCGGAACAAGCAATTTCAAATTTTGGTGGCCACGGATATCATGTCCCGGGGCATTGATATTGATAATATCAGCCATATTTTAAATTACGATGTGCCCCAGGATGCCGAAGATTACATTCACCGGATTGGCCGGACGGCGCGGGCTTCCACCACTGGTACTGCCATAACTTTTATTAACGAGAAAGACCAAATCCGGGTTAAGCGTATTGAACGTTTAATTGAACGGGAATTACCTAAGCTGGAAAACCCAGAAGAAATTGGCCCGGGCCCCGCATTCGAACCCAGCAAACACCGGGACACGGACCGTGCTAAACCCCGGAATAAATCCCGCAAAAAACCCGGTCAAAAATCAACTGCGCCGGATGCAAAATTGACAGAACCAGTGGTCCCCAAAGAAAGAAGACCCAAATCGAACAAACCCAAACCTTCGCGGCCTAAGCCAGTGGCTGAAAACCAACAGGACCGACCAAAAGAATTGTATAAGCCCAAACCGCGGTTTAATAAAAAACGCAGCAATAAATCCACCGGCGAAACCCCAGCATCAGAAGCTACTCCTGCCGTACAAAGCGAAGAGTAA
- a CDS encoding YebC/PmpR family DNA-binding transcriptional regulator, whose protein sequence is MSGHSKWSTIKRKKGALDAKRSKIFTKIIKEISVAVRESGPDPDGNPRLRLAIQSAKAANMPKENMERAIKKGSGADDAHYTEITYEGYANHGVAVYVECLTDNLNRTVASVRSAFSKNGGALGTNGSLDFLFDRKGVFVVKQTQPPLDEEEFTFEMIDAGAEEVIFEEEYITIYCAMEDFGALQKMVESLHLEVETAELQRLPKTTVALDDEAAKKVLKLIDVLEDDDDVQKVYHNLELNQEQMANLEM, encoded by the coding sequence ATGTCAGGACACAGTAAATGGTCAACGATTAAGCGGAAGAAAGGAGCCCTTGATGCCAAACGCTCCAAAATATTTACTAAAATTATTAAAGAAATATCGGTGGCGGTACGCGAGAGCGGCCCCGATCCGGATGGTAATCCGCGTTTGCGTTTAGCAATCCAAAGTGCAAAAGCTGCCAACATGCCCAAAGAAAACATGGAGCGGGCCATTAAAAAAGGTTCGGGCGCGGATGATGCCCACTACACCGAAATTACGTACGAAGGATACGCCAACCACGGCGTGGCCGTTTATGTAGAGTGTTTAACCGATAATTTAAACCGCACGGTAGCCAGTGTGCGGTCGGCATTTAGTAAAAATGGTGGGGCTTTGGGTACCAACGGTTCTTTGGATTTTCTGTTCGACCGGAAAGGGGTTTTTGTGGTGAAACAAACCCAACCTCCTTTGGATGAAGAAGAATTTACTTTTGAAATGATTGATGCCGGAGCCGAAGAAGTAATTTTTGAAGAAGAATATATTACCATCTATTGCGCCATGGAAGATTTTGGCGCTTTGCAAAAAATGGTAGAAAGCCTGCATCTGGAAGTAGAAACCGCTGAACTGCAGCGCCTACCCAAAACCACTGTTGCCCTGGACGATGAAGCCGCCAAAAAAGTGCTTAAATTGATTGATGTACTCGAAGACGACGACGATGTGCAAAAAGTATATCACAATTTGGAATTAAACCAGGAGCAGATGGCCAATTTAGAAATGTAA
- a CDS encoding ABC-F family ATP-binding cassette domain-containing protein, translating to MNYLSAENISKTFADRWLFRDLNFGISKGQRMALVGVNGSGKTTLLNVLAGKLAPDSGSVSIRKEIKVGYLGQQPEFNEAMTVQQTLFSGQNEIIETISQYERILLQENANPDELQRLMERMEELNAWDYETKVKQILSKFGINDLEKEIRHLSGGQKKRVAMARVLIEEPDLLIMDEPTNHLDLDTIEWLENVLSSPQQTILMVTHDRYFLDKVANEIVELDQGKVYSYKGNYAYFIEKKAERELQQDLEIEKARNLMRKELDWMRRQPKARGTKSKSRIDAFYDLKEKASSKVNQAQLELSVKTTRQGGKIIEVEKISKSFGAKKIVDNFSYVFKKKDRIGIIGENGAGKSTFLNMLTGKLKPDSGEVDPGQTTVVGYYTQDELTFKEDQRVIDIVKEIAEVVEMANGEVITASQFLQHFMFPPAQQYTLVGKLSGGEKRRLQLLRVLIKNPNFLILDEPTNDLDIITLNILEDFLLQFGGCLLIVSHDRYFMDQLVEHLFVFEGEGIIRNFPGNYSDYREWQAENEKEAAKPSTKPATPPPTATPEPATSAKRKASYSEKREYEQLENEIATLETEKEAIIIRMNSGIADHKQLAEDAARLKQIDQLLDQKSERWLELADIMD from the coding sequence ATGAATTACTTATCTGCCGAAAATATATCGAAAACGTTCGCTGACCGCTGGCTCTTCCGGGATTTAAATTTTGGAATCAGCAAAGGGCAGCGTATGGCGCTGGTAGGCGTAAACGGGTCCGGGAAAACTACTTTGTTAAACGTACTGGCCGGCAAACTAGCTCCTGATTCCGGTTCTGTGAGCATCCGTAAAGAAATTAAGGTGGGCTACCTGGGTCAGCAACCCGAGTTTAACGAGGCCATGACCGTGCAACAAACCTTGTTTTCGGGCCAGAATGAAATTATTGAAACCATAAGCCAGTACGAACGGATTTTACTTCAGGAAAACGCCAATCCGGACGAACTGCAACGCTTAATGGAGCGCATGGAAGAACTGAACGCCTGGGACTACGAAACCAAGGTAAAACAGATTTTAAGTAAATTTGGCATTAACGACCTCGAAAAAGAAATCCGCCATTTATCAGGTGGCCAGAAAAAACGGGTAGCCATGGCCCGGGTACTTATTGAAGAACCCGATTTGCTGATTATGGACGAACCTACTAACCACCTGGATTTAGATACCATTGAGTGGCTCGAAAATGTGCTATCGTCGCCGCAGCAAACCATACTGATGGTAACTCACGACCGGTATTTTCTGGATAAAGTAGCTAACGAAATTGTGGAGCTGGACCAAGGCAAAGTTTACTCTTACAAAGGCAACTACGCGTACTTTATTGAGAAAAAAGCTGAGCGGGAATTGCAGCAAGACCTGGAAATTGAAAAAGCCCGCAATTTAATGCGCAAAGAATTAGATTGGATGCGCCGGCAACCCAAAGCCCGGGGCACCAAATCTAAATCGCGCATTGATGCTTTTTACGACCTGAAAGAAAAAGCCAGCAGCAAAGTAAACCAGGCTCAACTGGAGTTATCGGTAAAAACAACCCGGCAAGGCGGAAAAATTATTGAGGTTGAAAAGATTTCTAAATCATTTGGTGCCAAAAAGATAGTTGATAATTTTTCCTACGTTTTTAAGAAAAAAGACCGCATCGGCATCATTGGCGAGAATGGCGCAGGTAAATCCACGTTCCTGAATATGCTAACCGGCAAATTAAAACCCGATTCGGGCGAAGTAGACCCAGGGCAAACGACGGTGGTGGGCTATTACACCCAAGACGAACTCACGTTTAAAGAAGACCAACGGGTAATTGATATTGTAAAAGAAATTGCTGAAGTGGTAGAAATGGCCAACGGCGAGGTAATTACCGCGTCGCAGTTTTTGCAGCACTTTATGTTTCCACCGGCGCAGCAATACACGTTGGTAGGTAAATTAAGCGGGGGCGAAAAGCGCCGCTTGCAATTACTCCGGGTGCTAATCAAAAATCCGAATTTTTTAATTTTGGATGAGCCTACCAACGATCTGGATATTATCACGCTTAATATTCTGGAGGACTTTTTACTGCAATTTGGCGGCTGTTTGTTAATTGTATCGCACGACCGCTATTTCATGGACCAATTGGTAGAGCATTTGTTTGTGTTTGAAGGAGAAGGCATAATCCGCAATTTTCCGGGTAATTACTCCGATTACCGCGAGTGGCAAGCCGAAAACGAAAAAGAAGCGGCTAAGCCAAGTACCAAACCAGCCACTCCCCCTCCTACTGCTACCCCGGAGCCAGCAACGAGCGCAAAACGAAAAGCGAGTTACAGCGAAAAACGAGAGTATGAGCAATTAGAAAATGAAATTGCCACTTTAGAAACGGAGAAAGAAGCCATTATTATCCGCATGAACAGCGGCATCGCCGATCATAAGCAACTTGCCGAAGACGCAGCCCGTCTGAAGCAAATAGACCAACTACTCGATCAAAAATCAGAGCGATGGCTGGAACTGGCCGATATAATGGATTAA
- a CDS encoding SPW repeat protein, translating into MRIIPTRIHGILDYLVGIILIASPWVFDFNNGGAETWVPVIVGIMVLLQTIMTDFEVGIIRKIPMVSHLRMDLFVGLFLAASPWIFNFHEVVWEPHVIFGIFSILASLMTRTVPATVTNATRSTIINDLNNNRS; encoded by the coding sequence ATGCGTATTATTCCAACAAGAATCCACGGGATTTTAGATTATCTGGTGGGTATCATTTTAATAGCCTCACCATGGGTGTTTGATTTTAACAACGGCGGAGCAGAAACCTGGGTACCGGTAATTGTAGGTATTATGGTGTTATTGCAAACCATCATGACCGACTTTGAAGTAGGTATAATCCGGAAAATTCCGATGGTAAGCCACTTGCGGATGGATTTGTTTGTGGGCTTATTTTTAGCGGCCTCACCCTGGATTTTTAATTTTCATGAAGTAGTTTGGGAACCGCACGTAATTTTTGGTATTTTCTCCATCCTGGCTTCCCTCATGACCCGTACCGTGCCGGCCACCGTAACAAACGCTACCCGGAGCACTATAATCAACGATTTAAATAACAATCGTAGTTAA
- the murI gene encoding glutamate racemase: MSQHLKQQPIGVFDSGIGGLTLAQAITRLLPHERLIYFGDTAHLPYGDKSTAAIQAYSVKICNLLIQQQCKVILIACNSASAAAYDLVREYVGSKAKILNVIDPAVEYIGQHYANKTVGLIGTKQTVNSNVYKKKIDALEKNITLQSLATPLLATMIEEGFFNNNISESVIAKYLSDPELDNIEALILGCTHYPLIKNQINEFYQGRVDIVDASTLVAEHVKQFLIANDLTAEKLVKEHAFYVSDFTRSFEESTRIFFERKVNLEHYPLWE, translated from the coding sequence ATGAGCCAGCATTTAAAACAACAACCCATTGGGGTATTTGACAGCGGCATTGGCGGACTTACCTTGGCCCAGGCCATTACCCGCTTACTGCCCCACGAAAGATTAATTTATTTTGGCGATACGGCCCACTTGCCCTACGGCGATAAATCTACGGCGGCTATTCAGGCTTATTCCGTTAAAATTTGCAACTTGCTCATTCAGCAGCAGTGTAAAGTTATTTTAATTGCCTGCAATTCTGCTTCGGCGGCCGCTTACGATTTAGTGCGGGAGTACGTGGGCAGTAAAGCTAAAATTTTAAATGTGATCGATCCGGCCGTAGAATATATTGGCCAGCATTACGCTAATAAAACCGTCGGGCTTATTGGTACAAAACAAACGGTAAATTCCAACGTGTACAAAAAGAAGATCGATGCGTTGGAAAAAAACATTACCCTGCAATCTTTAGCTACCCCTTTGCTGGCCACCATGATTGAAGAAGGATTTTTCAATAATAACATTAGTGAAAGCGTTATAGCAAAGTATCTATCGGACCCAGAGCTCGACAACATCGAAGCGTTAATACTAGGTTGTACGCACTACCCATTAATTAAAAACCAGATTAATGAGTTTTATCAGGGGCGCGTAGATATTGTGGATGCATCGACGCTCGTGGCCGAACACGTAAAGCAATTTTTAATTGCCAACGATTTAACCGCCGAAAAATTAGTTAAAGAGCACGCGTTTTACGTATCTGATTTTACCCGATCCTTCGAAGAATCTACCCGGATTTTCTTTGAACGGAAAGTAAATCTGGAACACTACCCGTTGTGGGAGTAA
- a CDS encoding glutathionylspermidine synthase family protein, which produces MANLEKFASFNGSKNTRVQVIKHHGNVNAVLQGLGWNWVTEEGCANYLPDEAVLLPEKEADALLNAATQLYDLMVAAVPDDLPADFLQILDIPENLWPIIRQSWNDDRHWHLYGRFDLVQTPEGPKLLEFNADTATSIPETAVVQWASLAAAGKNEAAQASGLYEALVEQLANWRSRNDDLAPNLVLTYIGESTEDRTNCEVIAQAAREAGFEAFLFPIDELTFSTEGADRGVWGEVGKDEWLEFPFVFKLLPWEQIAWEEPELAEDLASLMLTRNVVVANPPYTLIWQSKGFLAWLWKAYPHHPLLLETALEPIPGKYIRKPFFGREGQNVQVVDQKIVDEKEGEYANQKFVYQAWVDLPQDDQGNLYQAGVFWAGEGCAIGLRREKGIITNLSQFLPHLLDINR; this is translated from the coding sequence TTGGCAAACTTAGAGAAATTCGCTTCTTTTAATGGGAGTAAAAATACCCGCGTGCAAGTAATAAAACACCACGGCAATGTAAATGCGGTGCTGCAAGGTTTAGGCTGGAACTGGGTAACCGAGGAAGGCTGCGCAAATTATTTGCCCGACGAAGCAGTTCTTTTGCCCGAAAAAGAGGCGGATGCTTTATTAAATGCCGCTACTCAGCTATACGACCTGATGGTGGCCGCCGTGCCCGACGATTTACCCGCTGATTTCTTGCAAATATTAGATATTCCGGAAAACCTGTGGCCCATAATCCGGCAGTCCTGGAACGATGACCGGCACTGGCATTTATATGGCCGGTTTGATTTGGTGCAAACTCCTGAAGGGCCCAAGCTTTTAGAATTTAATGCCGATACCGCTACTTCTATTCCGGAAACCGCCGTGGTGCAATGGGCTAGTTTGGCAGCGGCGGGTAAAAACGAGGCGGCCCAAGCCTCGGGCTTGTACGAAGCCTTGGTGGAGCAACTAGCCAACTGGCGTTCCCGGAACGACGACTTAGCCCCGAATTTAGTATTAACCTACATTGGCGAAAGCACCGAAGACCGTACCAACTGCGAAGTTATTGCCCAGGCGGCCCGCGAAGCCGGCTTCGAAGCCTTCTTATTTCCGATTGATGAATTAACTTTTTCTACCGAGGGAGCAGACCGGGGCGTTTGGGGCGAAGTGGGGAAGGATGAATGGCTTGAGTTTCCGTTTGTATTTAAATTACTGCCCTGGGAGCAGATTGCTTGGGAAGAACCGGAACTCGCCGAGGACTTAGCCAGTCTGATGCTTACCCGCAATGTGGTGGTAGCTAATCCGCCGTATACCTTAATCTGGCAAAGCAAAGGTTTTCTGGCCTGGCTCTGGAAAGCCTACCCGCATCACCCGCTTTTACTAGAAACAGCCTTAGAGCCTATTCCGGGCAAATACATTCGTAAGCCTTTTTTCGGTCGCGAAGGGCAAAACGTGCAGGTAGTAGATCAAAAAATTGTGGACGAAAAAGAAGGGGAGTACGCCAATCAAAAGTTTGTTTACCAAGCCTGGGTAGATTTACCCCAAGACGACCAAGGTAATTTGTACCAGGCCGGCGTATTTTGGGCTGGCGAAGGTTGCGCCATTGGCCTGCGCCGGGAAAAAGGCATTATCACGAACTTGTCGCAGTTTTTGCCGCACCTGTTGGATATAAATCGGTAA
- a CDS encoding Nif3-like dinuclear metal center hexameric protein — protein sequence MKNSNHAADYGRRKFLTSVTKLAGTTVLLTAAGQSFARQINPVQKTVTVKQVINTILKEIPNAPFASTVDQLRSGSMEQEVKGIVTTMFPTIEVIEKTAKAGANFIIAHETPFYNNQDETDWLKQDDAYRYKVDLLNKHNIAVWRFHDYWHAHKPDGIIMGNLTKLGWDKYYDANNPRLLTLPQPLALKNIATLAKNKLGIASVRVVGNLNQKCTTVYLAFGYMDSRRQIAAIQEMKPDLILSGETREWETVERVRDGLLMGQKTSLLVLSHAVSEEAGMEYAAKWLQPKLPGVNITHIASTSPFTYL from the coding sequence ATGAAAAACAGCAACCATGCTGCCGATTACGGCAGAAGAAAATTTTTAACTTCAGTTACAAAATTAGCGGGTACAACGGTGCTTCTAACCGCCGCGGGACAAAGTTTCGCTCGCCAGATAAATCCTGTTCAAAAAACAGTTACGGTAAAGCAGGTTATTAATACAATTTTGAAAGAAATACCTAATGCGCCTTTTGCCTCCACTGTGGATCAGTTGCGGTCGGGCAGTATGGAACAGGAAGTGAAAGGCATTGTTACTACCATGTTCCCGACCATTGAGGTAATTGAGAAAACGGCTAAAGCCGGCGCGAATTTTATTATTGCCCACGAAACCCCGTTTTACAATAACCAAGACGAAACCGATTGGTTAAAACAAGATGATGCCTACCGGTACAAAGTAGATTTACTAAACAAACATAACATTGCCGTTTGGCGCTTTCATGACTACTGGCATGCCCACAAACCCGACGGCATTATTATGGGTAATCTGACCAAACTGGGCTGGGATAAATATTACGATGCAAACAATCCGCGGTTACTTACTTTACCGCAGCCGCTTGCTTTAAAAAATATTGCTACGCTGGCCAAAAACAAATTGGGTATTGCTAGTGTGCGGGTGGTGGGTAATTTAAACCAGAAATGTACTACCGTTTACCTGGCTTTTGGCTACATGGATAGCCGCCGGCAAATTGCCGCGATTCAGGAAATGAAACCCGATTTAATCTTGAGCGGCGAAACCCGCGAGTGGGAAACGGTTGAACGTGTACGAGACGGTTTACTGATGGGCCAGAAAACTTCTTTACTGGTATTAAGCCACGCCGTAAGCGAAGAAGCCGGCATGGAATACGCCGCCAAATGGTTACAACCTAAATTACCTGGTGTTAATATCACCCACATAGCTTCTACCAGTCCGTTTACTTATTTGTAA
- a CDS encoding complex I subunit 1/NuoH family protein, whose translation MVALLVCLVVILGVVIALAYAERKVAAFIQDRLGPTEVGPYGMFQAIIDVVKLLQKEDIIPTVADKNLFRLAPIIIFAAVLAGFAVVPVSPDLIASGAEVGIFFLLSIVSLDVIGLLMAGWGSNNKYAVLGAMRSVGQIVSYEIPAGLAILSAIMICQSLNLQEISFQQGILLNQFAGLENEKNYLFGLKALQIDVTQVGGITTWNIVRMPFLMVSFIVYYIASLAECNRAPFDIPEAESELVAGFHVEYSGFRFAALFLAEYTMMVLVCLVATILFLGSWNTPLPNLGPLKLATWTTSTPGTIVANLWGFFWLMSKVSILLLSQIWLRWTYPRMRVDQLMQLCWKILIPVSLGMVLLAGIWRLLMI comes from the coding sequence ATGGTGGCACTGCTTGTATGCCTTGTTGTTATTTTGGGGGTGGTAATTGCGCTGGCCTACGCCGAGCGTAAAGTAGCGGCTTTTATCCAGGATCGCCTCGGGCCTACCGAAGTTGGTCCGTATGGCATGTTTCAGGCCATTATTGATGTAGTAAAACTGCTGCAAAAAGAAGATATTATACCCACCGTTGCCGATAAAAATTTATTCCGGCTAGCACCAATAATCATTTTTGCTGCAGTTTTAGCTGGATTTGCCGTGGTACCCGTTTCGCCAGATTTAATTGCTTCCGGGGCCGAAGTGGGTATTTTCTTTTTGTTATCGATTGTGTCGCTGGATGTAATTGGCCTGCTGATGGCCGGTTGGGGTTCTAATAACAAGTACGCCGTATTAGGAGCGATGCGCTCGGTGGGGCAAATTGTTTCGTACGAAATTCCGGCCGGACTCGCCATTTTAAGTGCCATTATGATTTGCCAGTCTTTAAATCTGCAGGAAATCAGCTTTCAGCAGGGTATCTTGTTAAACCAGTTTGCCGGATTAGAGAACGAGAAAAATTACCTTTTCGGCTTAAAAGCTTTACAAATAGATGTGACCCAGGTAGGCGGCATAACCACCTGGAACATTGTGCGTATGCCGTTTTTAATGGTGAGTTTTATTGTGTACTACATTGCTTCTTTAGCCGAATGTAACCGGGCGCCGTTTGATATTCCGGAAGCTGAATCGGAATTAGTGGCGGGTTTTCACGTGGAGTACTCGGGTTTTCGGTTTGCTGCTTTGTTTTTAGCGGAGTACACCATGATGGTGCTGGTTTGCCTGGTAGCTACCATTTTGTTTTTAGGTAGCTGGAATACTCCTTTACCTAATCTGGGCCCACTCAAGCTAGCCACCTGGACAACCAGCACACCCGGAACAATTGTGGCCAACCTTTGGGGCTTTTTCTGGTTAATGAGTAAAGTAAGCATTTTATTGCTTTCCCAGATTTGGTTACGCTGGACTTACCCCCGCATGCGCGTGGACCAATTAATGCAGTTGTGCTGGAAAATTTTAATTCCGGTTAGTTTAGGGATGGTTTTATTGGCGGGTATCTGGCGGTTGTTGATGATTTAA
- a CDS encoding 4Fe-4S binding protein, whose product MENNTVNIESKNSFWASVSSLWSGLMLSLRHIRKATKRRNQAYISDKDYFAQKEGLVTLKYPYEAIPVPDNGRYRLHNEIDDCIVCDLCAKICPVNCIEIESIKATEEIGITSDGTKKRLYAPKFDIDLAKCCYCGLCTTVCPTDCLTMTKVYDFPEVDIKNMIYHFTDLTPEQAREKQLLFEQQQAAKKK is encoded by the coding sequence ATGGAAAATAACACAGTAAATATAGAAAGTAAAAATAGCTTTTGGGCATCGGTCAGTTCGTTGTGGAGCGGGTTGATGTTGTCGTTGCGCCACATCCGGAAAGCTACCAAGCGGCGCAACCAGGCATATATTTCTGACAAAGATTATTTTGCGCAGAAAGAAGGATTAGTAACCTTAAAATATCCCTATGAAGCCATCCCGGTGCCGGATAATGGGCGTTACCGTTTGCACAACGAAATAGATGATTGCATCGTTTGCGATCTATGCGCCAAAATTTGCCCGGTTAATTGCATCGAAATAGAATCGATTAAAGCCACCGAAGAAATTGGCATTACCTCCGACGGCACTAAAAAGCGGTTGTATGCGCCTAAATTTGATATTGATCTGGCCAAATGTTGCTACTGCGGCTTATGCACCACCGTTTGCCCCACCGACTGTTTAACCATGACCAAGGTGTACGACTTTCCAGAAGTGGATATTAAAAACATGATTTACCACTTCACCGACCTCACCCCTGAACAAGCCCGCGAAAAACAGCTACTGTTCGAACAACAACAAGCCGCGAAGAAAAAATAG
- a CDS encoding NADH-quinone oxidoreductase subunit J family protein: MVLTLFYVFAFLILCSALLMVFMKNLLHAAFMLLITLLSLAAVYVLLMADFIAVTQLMVYVGGILVLILFGIMLSNRGDNLFIRSESSNVAAGGLLTFLLLGGLVYIIARVGFTQLPWMKQGETLASTGAKSTLHGIGINLLSNFALPFEVASLVLLVALMGAAFISSQSKLK; encoded by the coding sequence ATGGTGCTGACCTTATTTTATGTATTTGCTTTTCTGATACTTTGCTCGGCGCTGCTCATGGTTTTCATGAAGAATTTGCTGCACGCGGCTTTTATGCTCTTAATTACTTTATTAAGCTTAGCGGCGGTGTACGTGTTGTTAATGGCCGACTTTATTGCTGTGACGCAACTGATGGTGTACGTAGGCGGAATCTTAGTTTTAATTTTGTTTGGAATTATGCTGAGTAACCGCGGCGATAATCTTTTTATCCGCTCTGAATCCAGTAACGTGGCGGCAGGGGGCTTGCTTACTTTTTTGTTACTTGGAGGTTTGGTGTACATTATTGCCCGGGTGGGTTTTACGCAATTACCCTGGATGAAACAAGGCGAAACCTTAGCAAGCACTGGTGCAAAATCTACTTTACATGGCATTGGTATCAACTTATTGAGTAACTTCGCGCTCCCGTTTGAAGTTGCTTCACTGGTTTTACTCGTGGCATTAATGGGAGCTGCCTTTATTAGTTCGCAAAGTAAATTGAAATAA
- the nuoK gene encoding NADH-quinone oxidoreductase subunit NuoK, which yields MASVPLEHLLLLSAVLFSIGVLAIVIKKHAVAVLMGIELIFNAANLNLIAFSQHDPHLLQGQVFALFVIVIAAAEAAIALAIVIKVYQYFNTVNVNEVDASQG from the coding sequence ATGGCGTCCGTACCGCTCGAACATTTGTTGTTGCTCAGTGCTGTTTTGTTCAGCATTGGCGTTCTGGCCATTGTTATTAAAAAGCATGCGGTGGCCGTTCTCATGGGGATTGAGCTTATTTTTAACGCTGCAAATTTAAATTTAATTGCTTTTAGCCAGCACGACCCCCATTTGTTGCAAGGGCAGGTATTTGCGCTTTTTGTAATTGTGATTGCGGCCGCCGAAGCTGCCATTGCTTTGGCTATTGTCATAAAAGTATATCAATATTTTAACACTGTAAATGTAAACGAGGTAGATGCCTCGCAAGGATAA